The following coding sequences lie in one Capsicum annuum cultivar UCD-10X-F1 chromosome 5, UCD10Xv1.1, whole genome shotgun sequence genomic window:
- the LOC107870677 gene encoding uncharacterized protein LOC107870677 yields the protein MTFRKVCACNTNCCNAFVVPACSGNYKGLTEDIGCSYTVVTNRTECCQGLEQDITSRILAGCVDTVSARVGVSGTFHGSIDVQATLRLVYQNAETSYLFISKKPVTKEGWQVLEGSFSLSTMPDQVVFYLEEPSPESDLLTKSVIITCPNPTDYEFHPLRRSECPCGCYIKKRDLTDREKIEHLHYLIITLLPFLKEIHHEQIQELETESSIRGMHLSFKNKTLNLMNFALINSFYHRGILSSVEIKQSLCHNDERVYCNNCSTLIVHLHRSCPDCSYEQCLSCCHELRRGMFPGNSCKAVYKYSDRGCDYMHGGEPLPESFHNMKIPQDQNKPISWVANCDGYIICAPVEMGGCEKCVLEPKHLLTRNWISTLNAKAERILIQCNFS from the exons ATGACTTTTCGGAAGGTTTGTGCTTGCAACACCAATTGCTGCAATGCATTTGTGGTTCCAGCTTGTTCTGGTAACTATAAAGGACTTACAGAAGACATAGGCTGTTCTTATACTGTTGTCACGAACCGCACTGAATGTTGCCAAGGATTGGAGCAAGATATTACAAGTAGAATTTTAGCAGGTTGTGTTGACACAGTTTCTGCTCGTGTTGGAGTCTCGGGTACTTTTCACGGCTCTATTGACGTCCAAGCTACATTGAGACTTGTTTACCAAAATGCAGAAACAagctatttatttatttcaaa AAAACCTGTTACGAAAGAGGGTTGGCAAGTGTTGGAGGGTTCATTTTCACTATCAACTATGCCCGATCAAGTTGTCTTTTATCTCGAGGAACCTTCACCTGAATCTGACCTGCTCACAAAATCAGTGATCATCACTTGCCCCAACCCAACTGATTATGAA TTTCACCCGCTGCGAAGGAGTGAATGCCCCTGTGGCTGCT ACATCAAGAAGAGGGATCTCACTGATCGTGAAAAGATTGAGCATTTGCACTATTTGATTATCACGCTCCTTCCCTTTCTAAAAGAAATCCATCACGAACAAATTCAGGAGTTAGAAACGGAGTCTTCTATTCGTGGAATGCATCTGAGTTTTAAAAACAAGACATTGAATCTGATGAATTTTGCATTGATAAATAGTTTTTACCACAGGGGTATTTTATCTTCAGTTGAAATTAAACAATCACTTTGTCATAATGATGAGCGAGTTTACTG CAACAACTGCTCAACTTTAATAGTCCATCTTCATCGGAGTTGCCCAGATTGCTCATATGAGCAATGTCTAAGCTGCTGCCACGAGCTTCGGAGAGGCATGTTTCCAGGAAATAGTTGTAAAGCAGTTTACAAATATTCAGATAGAGGCTGTGATTACATGCACGGTGGAGAGCCACTTCCTGAAAGTTTTCATAATATGAAAATTCCACAGGACCAGAACAAACCAATTTCTTGGGTTGCTAATTGTGATGGTTATATCATTTGTGCTCCTGTCGAAATGGGTGGATGTGAAAAATGCGTTTTAGAGCCCAAGCATCTATTAACAAGAAACTGGATATCAACCTTGAATGCAAAAGCAGAAAGGATTCTGATTCAATGCAATTTTTCCTAG
- the LOC107870676 gene encoding mitogen-activated protein kinase 17 isoform X2 produces the protein MDFKEFFTEYGEAHQYEIQEVVGKGSYGVVAAAIDTHTGEKVAIKKINDVFEHVCEATRILREIKLLRLLRHPDIVEIKHILLPPCPREFKDIYVVFELMECDLQNVIKANDSLTAEHYQFFMYQLLRGLKYMHTANVFHRDLKPKNILANADCKLKICDFGLARVSLGDNPSAVFWTDYVATRWYRAPELCGSFFSKYTPAVDIWSLGCIFAEMLTGKPLFPGKNAVHQLDLITDLLGSPSTEAISRIKNEKARRYLSSMKKKAPIPLSQKFPHIDPLALKLLERLIAFDPKDRPSAEEALAHPYFRGLANKEQEPSAQAISKFEFDFERRKLGKEDIRDLIYREILEYHPQMLQELLHGIDHTHFMYPSGVDCFKQQFDRLEGHNGRGGSTLFPRRYASLPRERVCASTDEEADKDGEFERHVVASMAQRCLPSPPSSPKIKKPPIANTVEGPTETVHCTPKNTERCMLRSSSISFSKCVGAIWDCEDTTCKPYQNGISKSSKTALYA, from the exons ATGGATTTCAAAGAATTCTTCACCGAGTATGGTGAAGCCCATCAATATGAAATCCAAGAGGTCGTTGGCAAGGGAAGCTATGGTGTTGTTGCAGCAGCAATCGATACTCATACTGGAGAAAAGGTAGCAATAAAGAAGATCAATGATGTTTTTGAGCATGTCTGTGAAGCCACCCGCATCCTTAGAGAAATAAAGCTCCTTCGGTTGCTTCGGCACCCAGATATTGtagaaataaaacatatattattgCCTCCATGTCCAAGGGAATTCAAGGATATATATGTTGTTTTCGAGTTGATGGAATGTGATCTTCAGAATGTAATTAAAGCAAATGACAGTCTCACTGCTGAAcattatcaattttttatgtATCAGCTTCTTCGAGGTTTAAAGTATATGCATACAG CAAACGTGTTCCATCGGGATTTGAAGCCAAAGAACATTCTAGCAAATGCAGATTGCAAGctgaaaatttgtgattttgggCTTGCTCGGGTATCACTTGGCGATAACCCATCTGCTGTTTTCTGGACT GACTACGTGGCAACTCGTTGGTACCGTGCTCCAGAACTTTGTGGTTCCTTTTTTTCCAAA TACACCCCAGCAGTTGATATCTGGAGTCTAGGATGTATATTTGCAGAAATGCTTACAGGAAAACCATTATTTCCGGGGAAAAATGCGGTTCACCAATTGGATCTCATAACTGATTTGCTTGGTTCGCCGTCCACTGAAGCCATTTCAAGG attaaaaatgaaaaagcaaGGAGATATTTAAGCAGCATGAAGAAGAAGGCACCTATACCTCTCTCACAGAAATTCCCACACATTGATCCACTAGCTCTAAAATTACTTGAACGTTTGATTGCATTCGATCCCAAAGATCGCCCTTCTGCTGAAGAG GCGTTAGCACATCCATATTTCCGTGGTTTGGCAAACAAGGAACAGGAACCATCCGCTCAAgctatttcaaaatttgaattcgaCTTTGAACGAAGAAAACTTGGGAAAGAAGATATTAGGGACCTCATCTACCGAGAG ATTCTGGAATATCATCCTCAGATGCTCCAGGAGCTTCTTCATGGCATTGATCACACTCACTTTATGTATCCAAG TGGGGTTGATTGCTTCAAACAACAATTTGACCGCCTCGAGGGGCACAATGGTAGAGGTGGAAGTACTCTCTTCCCAAGACGATATGCCTCTTTGCCCAG AGAACGCGTCTGTGCGTCCACAGATGAGGAAGCTGATAAGGATGGTGAATTTGAAAGGCATGTTGTAGCTTCTATGGCTCAGAGATGCCTGCCAAGCCCCCCGAGTTCCCCTAAGATCAAAAAACCGCCTATTGCTAATACAGTTGAAGGTCCTACGGAGACAGTTCATTGTACACCAAAGAATACTGAGCGTTGCATGCTAAGAAGTTCTAGTATTAGTTTTTCTAAATGTGTTGGGGCCATATGGGACTGCGAG GATAcaacttgcaagccatatcaAAACGGGATTAGTAAATCATCGAAGACAGCTTTGTATGCTTGA
- the LOC107870676 gene encoding mitogen-activated protein kinase 17 isoform X1, with protein sequence MVMDFKEFFTEYGEAHQYEIQEVVGKGSYGVVAAAIDTHTGEKVAIKKINDVFEHVCEATRILREIKLLRLLRHPDIVEIKHILLPPCPREFKDIYVVFELMECDLQNVIKANDSLTAEHYQFFMYQLLRGLKYMHTANVFHRDLKPKNILANADCKLKICDFGLARVSLGDNPSAVFWTDYVATRWYRAPELCGSFFSKYTPAVDIWSLGCIFAEMLTGKPLFPGKNAVHQLDLITDLLGSPSTEAISRIKNEKARRYLSSMKKKAPIPLSQKFPHIDPLALKLLERLIAFDPKDRPSAEEALAHPYFRGLANKEQEPSAQAISKFEFDFERRKLGKEDIRDLIYREILEYHPQMLQELLHGIDHTHFMYPSGVDCFKQQFDRLEGHNGRGGSTLFPRRYASLPRERVCASTDEEADKDGEFERHVVASMAQRCLPSPPSSPKIKKPPIANTVEGPTETVHCTPKNTERCMLRSSSISFSKCVGAIWDCEDTTCKPYQNGISKSSKTALYA encoded by the exons ATG GTGATGGATTTCAAAGAATTCTTCACCGAGTATGGTGAAGCCCATCAATATGAAATCCAAGAGGTCGTTGGCAAGGGAAGCTATGGTGTTGTTGCAGCAGCAATCGATACTCATACTGGAGAAAAGGTAGCAATAAAGAAGATCAATGATGTTTTTGAGCATGTCTGTGAAGCCACCCGCATCCTTAGAGAAATAAAGCTCCTTCGGTTGCTTCGGCACCCAGATATTGtagaaataaaacatatattattgCCTCCATGTCCAAGGGAATTCAAGGATATATATGTTGTTTTCGAGTTGATGGAATGTGATCTTCAGAATGTAATTAAAGCAAATGACAGTCTCACTGCTGAAcattatcaattttttatgtATCAGCTTCTTCGAGGTTTAAAGTATATGCATACAG CAAACGTGTTCCATCGGGATTTGAAGCCAAAGAACATTCTAGCAAATGCAGATTGCAAGctgaaaatttgtgattttgggCTTGCTCGGGTATCACTTGGCGATAACCCATCTGCTGTTTTCTGGACT GACTACGTGGCAACTCGTTGGTACCGTGCTCCAGAACTTTGTGGTTCCTTTTTTTCCAAA TACACCCCAGCAGTTGATATCTGGAGTCTAGGATGTATATTTGCAGAAATGCTTACAGGAAAACCATTATTTCCGGGGAAAAATGCGGTTCACCAATTGGATCTCATAACTGATTTGCTTGGTTCGCCGTCCACTGAAGCCATTTCAAGG attaaaaatgaaaaagcaaGGAGATATTTAAGCAGCATGAAGAAGAAGGCACCTATACCTCTCTCACAGAAATTCCCACACATTGATCCACTAGCTCTAAAATTACTTGAACGTTTGATTGCATTCGATCCCAAAGATCGCCCTTCTGCTGAAGAG GCGTTAGCACATCCATATTTCCGTGGTTTGGCAAACAAGGAACAGGAACCATCCGCTCAAgctatttcaaaatttgaattcgaCTTTGAACGAAGAAAACTTGGGAAAGAAGATATTAGGGACCTCATCTACCGAGAG ATTCTGGAATATCATCCTCAGATGCTCCAGGAGCTTCTTCATGGCATTGATCACACTCACTTTATGTATCCAAG TGGGGTTGATTGCTTCAAACAACAATTTGACCGCCTCGAGGGGCACAATGGTAGAGGTGGAAGTACTCTCTTCCCAAGACGATATGCCTCTTTGCCCAG AGAACGCGTCTGTGCGTCCACAGATGAGGAAGCTGATAAGGATGGTGAATTTGAAAGGCATGTTGTAGCTTCTATGGCTCAGAGATGCCTGCCAAGCCCCCCGAGTTCCCCTAAGATCAAAAAACCGCCTATTGCTAATACAGTTGAAGGTCCTACGGAGACAGTTCATTGTACACCAAAGAATACTGAGCGTTGCATGCTAAGAAGTTCTAGTATTAGTTTTTCTAAATGTGTTGGGGCCATATGGGACTGCGAG GATAcaacttgcaagccatatcaAAACGGGATTAGTAAATCATCGAAGACAGCTTTGTATGCTTGA